DNA from Arthrobacter sp. PvP023:
TTCAGGAGGTTGACGAACGGTGCGATGGCGGCCGCCAGGATCAGGGCGATCAGCACGGGAATGACCAGCAGCCGGATCTGCAGCAGCGCGAAGACGGAGACCACTACCACGGTGAGGACCAGCAGGATCTGGGCCGAGCGAACGCCCACCCTGCCCAAGCCGTCCGCCCAGGGGTCCGGGCGTTTACCGTCCACAGTGATGTCGACTGATCTGGCCAAGGGGTACTCCAATTCGTCAGCGTGCAAGAACGGGGCGCCCAGGCCGGCCGAGGCCAGTATCGGGGCTCCCCAAGCAACTAAGCCTACTGATTTACCGGGCCTCCCGCTGATCGGCCGCAGTCCCTACACTCCGAGCCACTCCGCGCAGGAGTTCAGGTTCCGGTTGACGCTGTCCACGGCCGCGGCTTCATCGTGCGCTTCGATGGCTTCCACCAGCTCGCCGTGCCCTTCGTCAGGGAGCCCGTTGAAGCCGCTGCGGCGCTGCTGGCGAAGCAGGTCCGCGTGGAACACGCCGCCGAAACTGACGTACAGCTCGTGCAGCAGCGGATTCCCGGAGGCCTGCGCCACCAGCACGTGGAAATCCCAGTCGGCGCGGGCCCAAGCGGCGTAGTCCTCGGAGTTCCAGGCGTCGCGGCGGTCCGTGAGCAGCGCCGTCATAGCGGCAATATGTTCCGGTTTGGCGTTGCGGGCTGCCAGCCGCGCCGCCTGCGTGTCCAGGCCGATGCGGACCTCGAGGATGTGTTCCTGGGTGTGGTCCTTGTACATGCGCTGCGCCGCGCCGGAGATCTCGCTGGTTGCCCGGACATAGGTGCCGTCGCCGCGGCGGACTTCCAGCATTCCGCCGTGGGCCAGTGCCTTGATGGCCTCGCGGAGGGTGCCCCGGGAGACGCCCAGCCGGGCCATCAGCTCGGGTTCGGCGGGGATCTTCTGCTGCAGCTGCCATTCACCGGAGTGGATCATCCCGCGGAGCTTGTCCGTGATTTCGTCGGCCAGTACGGGCCGGTGCGAAGCTGTGAGGGTCATGGCCGGGTCCTTGCCGTCAGTAGGTGCCCCACCACGATCTGGGCCAGGGCGATGGCGAGCAGCAACACCAAGGGTACCGTCCAGCCGCCCGTGGCACTGTGCAGCAGGCCCATGCCGAACGGGCCGGCCGTGGCGAGCAGGTAGCCCACCGACTGTGCCAGCGTGGACATGGCGGTGGTTTCCGCCGTCGTGCGCCCGCTGCGGCTGATCATCACCATGACCAGCGGGAAGATGCCCAAGCCGAACCCCAGCAGCACTGCCGGGACGGCGGCGAGCGTGGCAGGCAGCAGCATCAGGGCGGCCACGCCGAAGAGCATGGTGACGCTGGCGAGGTAGAAGGCCGGGCGCAGCATCCGCGGCCGGGACCCGATGGCGATCAGCACCATGCCGGCCGGGACGGAGACCAGCTGCATCAGTCCGAACATCAGCCCGCTGTCGCTAGCCGTCAGTCCGGTGGTGGTGAGCATGTACGGGAACCAGCTGAGCACGGCGTAGGCGAGGAGTGCCTGGAGCGTGAAAATCGCGGTGAGCAGGGCGCCCTTGCGGGTCCGCAGGAGCGGCCACGGGGAAATATTGGTGCCCCGGTCCGGGGTGGCATTCCGGTGTGCGTGGAGTGCCACCGGCAGGAAGCCCAGGAAGGCTGCGACGGACAGCAGGCCGATGGCGCCAAGACCCGCCGAGGCCGAGCCCAGGAGCTGCGCCACCGGAACCACCAGTACGGCGGTGACCGTGGCGCCCGTGGTCATGGTGACCGTGTAGAGAGCAGTCATGAGGGATGTGCGGTGCGCGTAGTGCTCCCTGATGAACGACGGCATGGCCACGTTGCAGACGGCGAGCCCGGACATCCCCACCACCGTCCCGGCCAGGAGCATGCCCGTCGACGGGATGCCGCGCAGCAGGAGTCCGGCGGCCAGCATTCCCAGCGCGAGCAGGATCGCCTTCTCCACGCCCATCCGCCGCGTCAGCCAGGACGTGGCCGCACCGGCAACCGCGAAACACAGGGTTGGCACGGACGGGATAACGGCAGCGATGAACGCCCCGTAGCCCAGGACTTCCTGGAGGTCGTGGAGGAGGGCGGAGGCTCCGGTGATGCCGGCGCGGAGGTTGAGTCCGATCAGCACCACGGCAATGATTCCGAGGACGACGACGGCGCGCGGCCGGGCTGCACCGGCCGTGGCGGCGGGAGAGGTGTCAGTTCCGGGAGGTGCCGTCGTCGTGGTTGCCATGCTTAAACATTAGACGTTAGACGTTTGATGTCTGCAAAGATGTGGCAAACATCTCCGGCAGACTCAAACGGTGCGCCGGCAAGCGTGCCCCCGACGACACGGCAGCAACATAGCCCGGCGGAGCGGTCACGGGCCGGACCTCCAGGCCGTGGATCTCAGGCTGCCCGGGGCAGACTGCTGTCCGCAAACCGGTTCGGCGGGAGCCGTGGGTCCCGCCGTTGAATGCAAGCGCCACGGATGACGGCTCCACGGCCAGGCCGACACCCGCGGCCTTGAGTACGGCTTCCTTCGCCACCCATAGCAGCATCCGGTCCGTCACGCTCGCCGAGCGCAGCAGGGCCCGTTCGGACGGCGCAGCAGTGAAGTCATCGAAACCGTCGAAGACCTGTTCCGGCAAGCGTTCGATGTCGGCTCCCAGAATGCTCCCCTCAGGACCGGCCGCCACCATCACGGCGCCATGGCTGCGTGAGAGGCTGAGGCAAACGCCCGGGACTGACGGCTTGCCGTGGTCCGTCCCGCCGCAGCCGCCGCAGCGCCGGGCTATAGGGAGAGCGGGGGCTTCCCGGGGGCTCAAACCCAGCGACCAGGCCGCCAGCAGGCGGAATAGCGCATGAGACGCTTGGTAATCCGTCTGGTCTTCCGTCCGCCGGAAACGCCGGGACGCGGCTATTTCGCCTGGACTAAGGAACACCTGGAGACCTCCGAAGGGGCCACAGGCGGAGGCGGCCTCAGCCGATGCAACGGCGAGGAAGGTGACGCTGTCGGCAGGCCCGCCGTCGTGCGCGTTCACCGTGTCCTGACCAGTCACCGCTTGCTGATGCGGCGGTACTGCCCGATGGCCAGCGGCGCAAAGACCCCGATGATGGCCAGGCTGCAGAGGACCGAGTAGAGCACGGCGTTCTCCGCCGGCCACCCGGTGGCCACGCCGAATCCGGCCGGTGCCGTGTTGCCGAAGAGTTCACGGGCGGCCGTGGCTACGGCCGTCACGGGATTCCACTCTGCAATCAACCGCAGCGGGCCGGGCAGAGACGTGACGGACACGAAGGCGCCGGAGACGAATGTGACGGGGAAGAGCCACACCAGGCCCAGGCTTTGGGCTACCTCCACGCTCCTCGCGGTGAGGGCAATGACTGCCCCGATCCAGGACACAGCGAACGCGAAAAGCAGCAGGATGGCCAGTGCCGCCAGGGCCGGCCCCGGGCCGGTGGTGATCCGCCAGCCGATCGCCAGTCCGCAGAGCAGGGTGACCACCACCGACAGGACACTGGTGGATAGGTCCGAGGTGGTGCGCCCCAGGATCACCGCCACCCGGGACATTGGAAGGGACCGGAACCGATCGATCAGTCCCAGTTGCAGGTCCTTGGCGAGGTAGACGGCCGTGAAGGATGCATTGAAGGTGAGCGTCTGCGCCAGGATGCCGCCGATCAGGAAGCTGCGGTACTGGTCCCCGCCCAGGGCACCGCCGAACACAAAGCCCAGCAGGAGGACGAACATGACGGGCTGCACGATGCCTGTGACCAGCGCGCCGGGGGTACGCAAGACGTTGATGAGATTGCGGCGGGCAATGACGGAACTGTCCCGTGCCGCGGCGGTAATTGCGCTCATGCGGAAACCTCCAACTTCCCGGGTGAAGCGTTCCGGGTTGAGTGCTGGCCGGTCAGCTGCAGGAACACGTCGTCCAAGCTGGGGCGGCGCAACGACGCTTCCTCGACCACGAGCGATGCTGCATCGAGTTCGGAAAGGACTTGGACCAGCAAGCGGTGGCCGCCGGGAGCAGCCACGGAAACGGAGCGGTTCTGCGGATCAAGGTCCGGACCGGCGTCCGGACCGGCGGCGCGGGCCATTACCGCGACGGCCGCGGGCAGGTCCGCGGCATGGCGCATGACGACGTCGATGCGTTCCGCGCCGGCGCCCTGCTTTAGTTCCGTCGCCGTTCCCTCCGCGATGACGCGGCCGTGGTTGATGACGGCAATGTGGTCGGCAAGCCGGTCCGCTTCCTCCAGGTACTGGGTGGTCAGCAGGACGGTGGTGCCGTCCGCCACGAGGCTGGACACGACGTCCCAGGTATCGAGCCTGCCGCGCGGGTCCAGCCCGGTGGTGGGCTCATCAAGCACCACCACCTTGGGCCTGGCCACGATTGCACCGGCGAGGTCCAGGCGCCGCCGCATGCCGCCGGAGAACGTTCCGGAGCGCTTTCCGGCCACGTCGGTGAGCCTGAAACTGGCGAGCAGTTCGTGGGCCCTGGCCGAGGCATTACGGCGGTTCATGCCGTAGAGGCGCCCCACCATGTGCAGGTTTTCGTAAGCTGTGAGCTTTTCATCAACGGCGGCGTACTGGCCGGACAGGCCCAGGCTCCGGCGAACCAGGTCAGGATGGGTCAGCACCGAATGGCCTGCCACACGCGCGTCCCCGGCGTCCGGCGCCAGCAGGGTGGTGAGGACTTTGACCGTGGTTGTCTTACCGGAGCCGTTGGGTCCGAGCAGCCCCAGGACAGTCCCTTCGCCTGCCGTCAGGGTGAGGCCGTCCAGTGCCTTGAAG
Protein-coding regions in this window:
- a CDS encoding FadR/GntR family transcriptional regulator encodes the protein MTLTASHRPVLADEITDKLRGMIHSGEWQLQQKIPAEPELMARLGVSRGTLREAIKALAHGGMLEVRRGDGTYVRATSEISGAAQRMYKDHTQEHILEVRIGLDTQAARLAARNAKPEHIAAMTALLTDRRDAWNSEDYAAWARADWDFHVLVAQASGNPLLHELYVSFGGVFHADLLRQQRRSGFNGLPDEGHGELVEAIEAHDEAAAVDSVNRNLNSCAEWLGV
- a CDS encoding MFS transporter, which codes for MATTTTAPPGTDTSPAATAGAARPRAVVVLGIIAVVLIGLNLRAGITGASALLHDLQEVLGYGAFIAAVIPSVPTLCFAVAGAATSWLTRRMGVEKAILLALGMLAAGLLLRGIPSTGMLLAGTVVGMSGLAVCNVAMPSFIREHYAHRTSLMTALYTVTMTTGATVTAVLVVPVAQLLGSASAGLGAIGLLSVAAFLGFLPVALHAHRNATPDRGTNISPWPLLRTRKGALLTAIFTLQALLAYAVLSWFPYMLTTTGLTASDSGLMFGLMQLVSVPAGMVLIAIGSRPRMLRPAFYLASVTMLFGVAALMLLPATLAAVPAVLLGFGLGIFPLVMVMISRSGRTTAETTAMSTLAQSVGYLLATAGPFGMGLLHSATGGWTVPLVLLLAIALAQIVVGHLLTARTRP
- a CDS encoding 4'-phosphopantetheinyl transferase superfamily protein; amino-acid sequence: MTGQDTVNAHDGGPADSVTFLAVASAEAASACGPFGGLQVFLSPGEIAASRRFRRTEDQTDYQASHALFRLLAAWSLGLSPREAPALPIARRCGGCGGTDHGKPSVPGVCLSLSRSHGAVMVAAGPEGSILGADIERLPEQVFDGFDDFTAAPSERALLRSASVTDRMLLWVAKEAVLKAAGVGLAVEPSSVALAFNGGTHGSRRTGLRTAVCPGQPEIHGLEVRPVTAPPGYVAAVSSGARLPAHRLSLPEMFATSLQTSNV
- a CDS encoding ABC transporter permease, with translation MSAITAAARDSSVIARRNLINVLRTPGALVTGIVQPVMFVLLLGFVFGGALGGDQYRSFLIGGILAQTLTFNASFTAVYLAKDLQLGLIDRFRSLPMSRVAVILGRTTSDLSTSVLSVVVTLLCGLAIGWRITTGPGPALAALAILLLFAFAVSWIGAVIALTARSVEVAQSLGLVWLFPVTFVSGAFVSVTSLPGPLRLIAEWNPVTAVATAARELFGNTAPAGFGVATGWPAENAVLYSVLCSLAIIGVFAPLAIGQYRRISKR
- a CDS encoding ATP-binding cassette domain-containing protein produces the protein MIRVENVSKSFGSFKALDGLTLTAGEGTVLGLLGPNGSGKTTTVKVLTTLLAPDAGDARVAGHSVLTHPDLVRRSLGLSGQYAAVDEKLTAYENLHMVGRLYGMNRRNASARAHELLASFRLTDVAGKRSGTFSGGMRRRLDLAGAIVARPKVVVLDEPTTGLDPRGRLDTWDVVSSLVADGTTVLLTTQYLEEADRLADHIAVINHGRVIAEGTATELKQGAGAERIDVVMRHAADLPAAVAVMARAAGPDAGPDLDPQNRSVSVAAPGGHRLLVQVLSELDAASLVVEEASLRRPSLDDVFLQLTGQHSTRNASPGKLEVSA